In one Grus americana isolate bGruAme1 chromosome 1, bGruAme1.mat, whole genome shotgun sequence genomic region, the following are encoded:
- the CCDC59 gene encoding thyroid transcription factor 1-associated protein 26: protein MAAARRGGPGPAAENAGAAAHGPRRKRLWRPVLLRDVIGSVQEGRGFAFQRKQKIERQYRKLLKKGRKFHSQQDDQFTDTYPEHLKHLYLAEEEMLKKRRRAPDDSVLSEEKPNKAVESVMTEGKFKKKTSNQKAKEEYEKIKAERARKKEEAEKRKQQREAAQRLYKQKKMEAYKILSKKTKRGQPNLNLQMEFLLQKIEQNT from the exons atggcggcggcgcggcgcggcgggccgGGACCGGCGGCGGAAAATGCGGGCGCCGCGGCTCACGGTCCCCGCCGAAAGCGGCTGTGGAGGCCTGTCTTGCTGCGTGACGTCATAGGCAGCGTCCAGGAGG GACGAGGGtttgcatttcagagaaaacaaaagatcgAAAGACAATACAGGAAATTattgaaaaagggaagaaagttCCATTCACAACAGGATGATCAGTTTACTGATACTTATCCTGAGCACTTGAAACATCTTTACCTGGCTGAGGAAGAAATGCTTAAGAAACGACGCAGAGCTCCGGATGATTCAGttttatcagaagaaaaacctAATAAAGCAGTAGA GTCAGTTATGACTGAAGGGAagtttaagaagaaaacatccAATCAGAAGGCAAAAGAAGAGTATGAGAAAATAAAGGCTGAGCGTGCTAGAAAGAAAGAG gaagcagaaaaaagaaaacaacaaagagAAGCAGCTCAAAGGTTgtacaagcaaaagaaaatggaagcttATAAAATATTGAGTAAGAAGACAAAAAGAGGACAGCCAAATCTAAACTTACAAATGgagtttcttcttcagaaaatagagCAAAATACATAA